The genomic DNA TAAAGCTGATTCTAATACTTCATCAAAACTTTTTTTATCTAAAACAATTGCAATCAAAGCTGCTACAACTGTTGCCAAAGGTGCTGCTATTAACGCATCATATCCTCCTACCATAAGTGCTGCTAATATAAACACCGGTAATAATTTAATTAATTCTATCATGTTGCCTCCTCTAAAGTTGTAAATAAAAAAATCACAGTTTAGAGTACTAAACTGTGATATCATAAAATTTCATATAATAATTAATAAAATATAAAATAGTCTACGTAAGAGATATTCACAAATAGCACTCCATTGAATCGATTCAATGACAGTAATACAGATATTCTCTGAATTACCAACAAAAAAGCTTTGACATGCTTTTTCATTTCGGCAGAATCACCTTTCATTTTGGATCACTATCTGTCAGACTCCTCAAAACTACTAATCTTTTCTGCGCCTCTATTTTGTTAAAAGTGATTATATATCATTAAACTCTTTCTGTAAAATATATTCTATATATATTAATCATATTTTTTATTACCAAACATAATTAGATGCTTCTGTAAATCCTGATGAAGTAGAAAAATACTTCGCATCTATTGGTTTACCATTGTGCAGAAGAACTTTTCCAACTGTTAGTTCTACAGCTTTACTTGCATCTTCATTTTCTCTCTGATTATTATAAACTTGACTTTCAGTAGTATCCTTTACATGAAATCCATCTTTTCTATATCTATCTTTTAAATAGTCACTAAGTGCATATGTTCTTGCTGCTACTGCTTGAGCTTTTAAAGCCTCTAATCCAAAAGACTGTGGCATTTCACTTGGTACAACTTGTTTTAAATAATCCTCTATTTTAACTCTATTTATAACTCTAATTCTTGTAGAATTAGTATTTGATGGTTTTATAACCATATCTCCTCTATATTGTGGCGACATGGTATGCATTCTTCTTAGTCCTTCTAATGTTATATAATATCCGTGAGCTGTTATATCTAAAGGATTTACTGTTTTTACACGATGTTTTCCATTGACACTAACCCAAAGTTGATTTCCTTTATTTACAATAACAACCTTTTGCCTAACTGGAACATCTATAGAAAAACCAGCTCCTTTTATTTTCATTTTTCCATTACTTACCAAAATTACATTATTATGATCTAACCAACCTCCAGAAGTAGTTATTCCTACATTTATAGTTTTTCCCACCCCTTTTAAAGAATACATATTATGCAATTTACTATTAGGATAATTTCTTGCTAAAATTTTATCATATCTATATCCGTGATTTACAGCAAGGTCATAAGCAGCAAATTGAGACATTCCTACTCCATGACCATTTCCTCCACCATAAATAGTAACTTTACCCATTGAATATTCTAAAGCAAAATAACCAGATGGTAACAAAGTTAAATTTTTTCTAATAGGATTTTGAATATACTTATTATTTCCACCTTTAGCACCGTAAAGATGTATATCTCCATCACTTTCTGTGCTCACTTTATTAAAAGCAAGTAATTTTCTAATATTTAACTCTTTAGCTACAAGATATTTATTTTTATTAGTTGTAATTAATACATATGTAGCAATTCCAGATTTTCCTCTTGCAGCAATTTCAACATTTCTTATTTCACCAATTGAACTTGGAGTAATATTTAAAGACTTCCATTTCCCATCAGATAAAGTCATCACATCTCTTGGACGTCCTTTATATACTTTAGGTAAATTATTTTTTATTCCCTTAAAAAAATCATCTTTTGATAATTGAATTTTCCATCTCCAATAAGGTGAGTTATCTCCATAGCCTTCTACTTCTAAATCTTTATAAAATTTTAAAGCCCTATCTTCATTATACACTTCAAAAAAATCATAACCATGTTTTCTTAATGTATCATTTCTAGCAGTTAAATAAGCTGCTCCCCTACTTCCATAATTGTCTGGAATTGGAAGTCCATTTCTTTTAAAAAATGAATAGTCAAGAGTGTAACCCCCATTTACAACCTTGCTTTGTTCTACCTCTTTTTTGTGATCAAATCCTCCTGTATCAAGAGAACTACAAGCACCTAATAAAAAGGCTACCATTATTCCCATTGATATTTTTCCAAGTATTTTCATATTATCCTTCCTTTATCTTTTTAATCTAATTTGACATTATTCTCAATTATATATTTTTTTACCTTTTCTAATTCTTCTGCTGTATCTACACCAATAATCTTATATGGAGTTTCCATAACTTTTATCCTATATCCATTTTCAAGAGCTCTTAATTGCTCTAAAGATTCTGATTTTTCTAATGGTGTTGACTCCATCTTTGCATACTCTATGACAAAATCTCTTTTATATCCATATATTCCTACATGTTTATAATAGTTTTTTATTTCTAAATTTCTAGGATAAGGTATAACACTTCTAGAAAAATAAAGAGCATACCCTTTTTTATCAGTAACAACTTTAACATAATTTGGATTTTCTATCTCTTCCATAGTATCAATCTTATATTTTAATGTACTCATTGAAATTGTGCTATCTTCTTTAAATGAATTAATAATAGAATTAATCATTTCTGGCTCTATCAATGGCTCATCTCCTTGTACATTGACAATTACATCATAATTATCAAAATGTTGGCAAACCTCTGCTATTCTACTTGTTCCGTTTTCATGATCTTTTCTTGTTAAAATAGCTTTTCCACCAAATTTTTCTACTTCTTTAAAAATTCTTTCATCATCAGTAGCTACTACTACATCATCTAAATTTGAAAGTTTAGTTCTTTTGTATACCCACTCTATCATTGTATGTCCACATATATCTTTTAAAGGTTTTCCTTCAAGTCTTGTTGATGCATATCTAGATGGTATGACTCCTAAAAATTTCATTTTACATCCTCCTCAAAATTAGGTACAATATAGTTATAATTATAGCAAATATTAATATATAAAGGAATACAAATTTAAAAGGGGGATTATTTTGAAAGCAAAAAGATTGATCTTCGCACTAGCAGCAACATTACTTATAGCTGCATGTAGTAAAGCACCAATTTCAGGTAGAAAACAAGTTTTATTAGTATCTGAAGGTGAAATGATACAACAAAGCTATGCTCAATATCGTCAAGTTATGGCACAAAGTAAAGTTTTAAATAATAAAGATGCTCAAATGGTAAAAAAAGTTGGAAATAATATAGCAAATGCTGTTCAAAGATATTTTTCTACACATCCAGGACAATTAAATTCTAATATTCAATATCAATGGGAATTTAATCTTATACAAGACAATACTCCAAATGCTTGGTGTATGCCTGGGGGAAAAGTTGCTGTGTATACTGGTATTTTACCATATACACAAAATGAACAAGGACTTGCAGTTGTAATGTCTCATGAAATCGCTCATGCAATAGCACAACATAGTCGTGAACAAGCTAGTTACTCTGTTATTCAAAATCTTGGTGGAAGTATATTTTCTTCTCTAGGTCTTTATCCTGATGTGTATAACGGTGCTACAAATCTAGTTATGCTAAAATATAGTAGAGAACATGAAACAGAAGCAGACCAACTTGGACTAATATTTATGAAACTAGCCGGATATGACCCTAACTATGCTATCACATTTTGGAACATAATGAGACAAACTAGTGGAACTGGACAACCAGAATTTTTAAGTACACATCCAAATGACGCAACAAGAATAGAAAATATAAAGAAATATTTACAAAGTGATAAATTTAAAAATATTACAAACTAATGGAGGAATAACCTAAACAATGAAAATATATTTTATAAGACATGGTGAAACAGTTTGGAATACTCTTAAATTATTTCAAGGTGCATCTAATTCACCACTTACTGAAAAAGGAAAATCTCAAGCTAGAAAATTAGGACAAAAACTTAGTAATACGCATTTTGATAAATTTTACTCATCACCAATGGGAAGAACTATTGAAACATCTAATCTTGTTTTAAATGGACGAGATATAGAAATTCATTATTTAGATGAATTTAAAGAAATATCTATGGGAGAAATGGAAGGTGTTAAAAGAGAGATATTTGAAGAAAAATTTCCAAAACAATTTAATAACTTATTTTTTAATCCTGAAGAATATTCTCCAGCTGCATATGGTGGTGAAGATTATTACCAACTTTTAGAAAGAGTTCAAAGAGGAATTAATAAAATAATAAATGAAAATTCTCCTAATGCTACTATAGCTGTAGTTTCACATGGTGTCACTTTAAAAGCTATTTTTAAAATTATAAAAAATCTTTCTCTTAAAGAAGTTGGTGAATTTCCAGTTCCTAAAAACACAAGTCTTTCTATAGTTGATTATACAAATGGGAAATTTACTGTTGAACTTTTTTCTGACACATCTCATTTAGGTGGAAGTGAGTAAAAATGAGTGTTTTATCTATTATCAGAGCATTTTTAGATTCTTTTAGAATTATAAGAGAAGCTGGACTTAGAAAATTTTATTTCTTACCTGGACTCATAGGAATTGGATTATTTTTAATATTTGTTGGAATAGGAAATATGTTATCTGGAAGTTTAGCTCAATTTCTTGAAAATTTCTTTCATATTCAAAAATATCATTCTATAGTTTTTATTCTAATTAGAGTGTTAGTTTGGGTATGCTCAATACTATTTTACTACTTGATATATAAATCTTTACTGCTTATGATTTTATCACCTATTTTAAGTTATATATCAGAAAGAGTTGAATATCATTTAACAGGTAAAAAATATAATTTTACTATGAAAGATAATATCGCCTTTATCGGTAGAAGTATTGATATTGGATTTAGGAGTTTTATTAAACAAATGATAGGCAGTTGCCTCATTATGTTACTAGGATTTATATTTCCTATAAATCTTTCTATTCCACTTTTAATTTTTATACTTCAAGGATATTTTACTGGATTTTCATTTATGGATTATACCCTTGAAAGATATAAACTTTCTACATCTGCAAGTTTAATGTTTTTAAAAAAACAAAGAGTGTGTTCTGCAGTATCTGGTATTATTTTTACATTACTTTTTTTCATTCCATTTTTTGGAATATTTATAGCTCCACTTGTAACTTGTGTTGCTGTAACTAAAATTACTGTAGAATTATTAAATGATAAACCAATGGTTAAAGACGAATAAAAGAGCAGGATTTCCTGCTCTTTTATCATTTATTAGTCCACTTTTGATTTGGGAGTGTATGGTCCTCCAGGACTTGGATGATCACACAAAGGTTTTACATTTATATTTGATCTATATTCTGTTTCAGCCCATAAAATTCTTTGAGCTACCATAGCTTCTGGATTTAATTTTACTCCATCTAACATTATTTCCTTAAACTTTTGGTATCCAGCTCTATCTATTAGGTGTCCTCCATGAATATAGAATGGTTTATTATCTAAAACGTTTGCACAGAAAGTTTGCCAATTTTTAATAACAGCTACTATTACATCTTCAGTAACCCAGTTTAAAAACATTTTTCCCATTCTAGGATATTGTTTTCCTGTTCTACCTCCAACCATTACTCTATACAATTTTTTTTCTGGTCTTACCCATGCAGATGCTGGACAAGCTTCTACACATTCTCCACAACCTACACAACAACATGTATCTTTTTCTATTCTATGATTTACTAATTTTAAAACTCTAGTTGCAGCTTTTTTACAAACTTTAGCACATCTTCCACAACCAATACATCTATCTTTCAAATAAATAGGTTTCGTAACACCTATAATTCCAAAGTCATTAAAATGTCCTTTTCCACAATCATTTGGACAACCAGAAATTGATAATTTTATATGATAAGGACTTGGAAAAATTTCTTTTTCTAGCTTTCTAGCAAGTTCCCATGTATTAATATTAGCTTTTATACAATGTGAATTCCCAATACATGCCATTATATTTCTAGGTCCTATATTAGGATATCCAGCACTATTTGATTCCATATTAGTATTACACATTTCTATTTCTATTTCTTTTATATATTCTTGAATATATGCGTTAACTGCTTCTATATTTTCATATTTTATACCAGGAGCATTTAATGTTTGTCTAAGACCAAGGTGGAAAGTTCCATTTCCCCATTTTTGTGCTATTTCTTCAATTACTTTTAGATATTTTGCATCTATCAAACCACCTGGAACACGCATTTGTAGCATGAATTCCCCTGGAACTTTTGATTGACGGAAACAGTTTTTCTTCAACGCACCAATATTAATATCGTGATTCATCTCTACCTCCTACTAATCAACCATATATTTAGCTTGAGTATAATTAAAAACAGGTCCATCTAGACATACATAGACTTCATCTATTCTACAATGTCCACATTTTCCTACTGCACAAGACATTTTTCTTTCAAAAGAAAGCCAAATTCTTTCTTTAGGAACACCTATTTCCTCAAAAGATAAAGCTGTATATTTCATCATATTTGGTGGTCCTACTATTATAACTTCTACATCATCAAAACCTTCTGATACAAGTTTTAAATGTGGAACATATTCAGTAACAAGACCTACACACTCACCATCTATTCCACAACCTTTATCAACTGTTAAAATCATAGGGTTTCTTTTTCTCCACTCTATTATCTCATCTTTAAATAAAATAGCTTCTTCATCTTTAAATCCAAATAATAGTTCTAATGACTTTACCTTGTCAGGATTTCTATCTATATAATGAATTAAAGATCTAACGGGTGCTATTCCAGATCCACCAGTTACAATAACAACTCTCTTTCCTGTTATATCTATTTGATCAAACCCTTTACCATAAGGTCCTCTCATTGGAATAATATCTCCTGCTTTAAGTTCTAATATCTCATCAGTTACTACTCCAACTTTTCTTATTAAAAATTCAGCCCATTGCTCTTCTGCCGAAAAATCAGTTACTGAGATTGGACATTCTCCAACTTTTGGAAGTGATAGTTGCATAAATTGACCAAACTTTATATCTTTTGCTTCTGGACATTCTACCCTAAATAGATATTCAATATCTGTCATTTTTTTTACACTTATTATCTTATGAGGTTTTGGCATAAATATATTTTCCATAATACTATTCCTCCCCTTTCTTTAATTTTTCAACTTCTTGAGCTAATCTATTTACAGTTGTTGAAAAAGATATAAATACTGGACATCTATCATCACATCTTCCACACCCTACACACATTTCATACTCTTTAAAACGAGCTTTATGATCATGAACTTTATGCATAACCTTAAATCTCATTCTTTCTCCACCTTTTTTTCTAAAAGAAAAACCTCCAGCTAAATCAGTAAATCCATCTACATGACAAGAAGCATTTATTCTTCTTCTCTCTCCTGCGTCAGTATCAGGAGTGTAGTTTACATCATAAGTAGTAAAACAAGTACAAGTTGAACATGCTACAGTACAACTACCACACATTAAACAACGTGTGTCAAATTCTTTCCACATATCTAGAGTTTTTATTTTATTTTTAATCTCTCTATTTGGAATATCTGGAATTTTAACTACTCTATCATTTTCTTTGACAAAAGCTACTTTATAATCTAAAGGTTGTTGTCCTACAAAGTATTTATCAAAATTTTGCTCTTTTATTTCTATAGATACATCTTCTCCTTCGACTTTTATTCCAAATACATAATTATCTGTTTCGTTACTTCCCATAGATACACAAAAACAAGTATCCCAACCTTTTGAAGGACATTCCATTAATACAAATTTTACTTTTTCTCTAACTCTTTTAAAGTAATAATCTTCGTATCCATTTTTCAAATAAATATCATCAAATCTTTTAATTGCATTGATATCACAAGATCTTCCAAAAATAATTATTGGTCTATCGTCAACTACTTTTTTCTCTTTATAATCACCATCTGTAAAATACAATACAGTTTCCGTAAGTGGGTGATATACCTCTTTAGCAGCATATGTAGATTTTTTGTCAAAAACAATGTCATTTGCAGATTGTATTTTATCATATCTAATTACATCAGTATCTGAATATCTTCCTTGTTTAGGAAAACATTTAGGTGCATATACTCTGTAATCCTTGCTTAACTCTTGTACAATCTTGTCAAATTCATTCATTTTAATTTGATAACCCATCTGAACTCCTCCTTCTCTCTTGAGTATTTTTAATTTACAATGATCATTTATAACCTTAAAATACACATATTATCTAACTTAAATATGTATCATTTTAATCCATTATTATACAAGAAAGCTACCCCATTTTGAAGGTAGCTTTCTAGCAAATCAACGGTGTTTACCCCTAATTATATTTTTATCACTTACTACTAGCATACTATTTTATTACATAAATTTCAATACCTTTATGTAAATTTTATGTCTATTTATTGATTTTTTATTGTGTTTTTTGTCAAAATAAATATGATAAAATAAAAATGTATCTATCATTTCTACTTGTTTTCAATGATAGATACACTTATTTAAATATTACTTAATTATAATTTATTTGCACAATCTCCAGTTCTTAAAAATTCATCTAAATTTTCGTAAGAAATTTCAATCATATTTGTTAAAGCTTCATCAGTGTATGATCCAATATGTGGTGTTACTAATGCTCTTGGATATAAAGAGATTAATTTTTCAACTGTTTTATCTATTTCTTTTCCTGTCATATCTTTAAAGAAAAATTCTTTTTCATTTGAAAATACATCTGTTCCAAATCCACCAATTTTTCCATTTTCTATTCCTCTTATGATAGCATCAACATCTTGAAGTTCTCCTCTAGCTGTATTGATAATAATAGCTCCATCTTTTAAATTAGAAATAAAGTTATCATTAATCATTTTATCATTTTCACCTTTACAGTATGGGCAATGTAAAGTTATGATATCAGCTTGTTTATTTAGTTCTTCTAATGTTACATATTCAACAAATTCTTTAGCTTGTTCACTTGGATAAAGATCGTATGCAATTACTTTTGCTCCTAGTCCTTTAAATAATTTTGCAGATGTATATCCTATTTTTCCTGTTCCTATTACACCTACTGTTAGATTTCTAATTTCTGGACTAAACATATACTCATCAACTACAAAATTCTTATTACGAGTTCTATCTACCATATAGGCACCTTTTCTAACAAGGTTCATAGCAAATGTCACAGCTAACTCTGCTATTGCATTTGGTGAATATCTTGGTACTCTTGCCATTTTAAATCCCATTTCATAAGCAGCTTCTAAATCAATATGGTTATATCCTACTGTTCTTGTCAATAAATATTTAACTCCATATGATTTCATTTTCTCAAGATTTACTCTATTTGCAGGACAATTTGCTCTTAGCATTACAGCTTCGTGTCCTTTTATCATTTCGATATTTGAATCATTTAATAATTCCTCTACTAAAGTTAAATCATATCCAAATTTATTTAATTTTTCAAAATAAGCTCTCTCAACTTTTCTAACACCAAAACATATTAGTTTCATTTTTTACCTCCTAGTGTAAACTACATAAATATATTCATTGATTTTATTACTTCTAAAACAACAATCCAAAGTGGCATACAAATTACACTAAATATTGTTGAAAGTAATGAACAGTTTGAAGTAAGTACTGATTCTTTATCAAATTTGATAGCATAAGCTGCTGCAACAGTTGCTGTAGGTGTTGCCATCATAATGATAACTGATGCAAGTCCTACAAATGATACTGGAAGTATTTTTGTAACTGTTAAAATGTATAGAGCTACTATATTAATTAATGGAACTATTACAACTTTAATGAAGCTATAGATCCACGAATCTCTTGATGAAAGTGCTTCTCCTAAAGAGATATCTGCAAGTTTAGCTCCTATAGCAAGCCAAGCAAGTGGTGAAGCTAATGCTGCTAGATATGTCATCGGTTTAAATAGCCAAAATGCTGTTTTGTCTATTCTTAAAAATGCATAACTTGTATCACCTATTGTTACTTGAGGTAATGATCCTTGAAATAACCAAATAAACATACCAATAAATGTAGCTAAAACAATTGAGTTTAAAAACATCTGTTTTACATTGTTTTTATCAGCTTTTATTCCTGACATTTTAATATAAGCGTAAGAATACAAAAATACTCTATAAGCTATATTAAATATTGATGCATACATTACTCCTACATTTCCATATACAGCTGCAATTATTGGAATACCAAAAAATGTAGTTGAACCAAATGTAGTAAGTACTTCTAAAACTGCTTTCTTGTCTCCATTATACTTCATATATATAACTTTTGTAAGAAAAATTAGTAGAATATAAATGATAAATCCCCAAATTAATAGATTTATCCCTTCCATCATACTATTTTTATTTATATCTTGCATAAATGATTTGAAAGCTAGTGCTGGAAGTGATGCTGATAAGATTACATCTGTTAAAATTTTTGCTGTGTTATCTTTAAAAACATTTTTCTTTCTAAGATAAAAACCAAATAAAATTATTAAAACTGCTGACGAAATAGCACCAATGATATTGTTATTTCTCAGAATACCTAATAAAATTTCATTAAAGTTCATGATTGCCTCCATATAAATTATTATTTGTTTCTCTTTGTTTAAATCATATATTTTTTTCATATTAAATTCAATTTTTTTAAATTTATAAAGAGTTTTTTAAGTTTTTTAAGTGAAATTTAAAATATTAACTGTTATAAAAGTAATTTTTTTGCCCATTTATTGTTAAAATTTTATCATTTGTCTTTATTTTTATAAAAAATGACTTATTTTAATATATAGAATTTATTTATTAAAAATGTTAATATGTATATTATGAATAAAATGACTTTTAAAACTAAACTTATTTTATGTGTAACACTTATTAACTTTCTTACATTATTTTTATCCTATTTAATTTTTATAGACACTAAAGTAAAAGATGACACTGAATATATAAAAACAAATCTATTAGAAGTTGCAAAATTAGTTAGTCAAAATCCTACTATCAAATCTGATATTGAAAATAAAAATTTAAATAAAGAAATTGATAAAACTATGGACTACTATATTTCTATTTTTAAAGATGCTGATATTATAGTTATTGCTGACAATTCTGGATTAAAATATTCTCATTTAGTAAAGGAGCAAATTGGAACACATTTTGTAAATCCGGTAAACTGGAACCTTATAAACCAAGGTAAAGGTTATTTTTCAACAATGCGAGGGTCTGTAGGAATAACTACTAGAAGATTTGAACCTATTTTTAATCTAACTAATAAAAAAGTAATTGGCTTTGTCATGGTAGGAAAATATAATTACTTAATAAAAGATATGACTTATAATACAATTATTATTTTAGCTCTTTTATTTTTCGTCTCTCTTACTCTAGCATTTATTATGTCTATATTTTTTGCAGGAGGTGTAAAAAAATCAATGTTTGGGCTTGAGCCAGAAGACATTGGTAAACTCCATATAAAAGAAAAAATTATACTCGATAACCTTGAATCTGGACTTATCATTCTAGATGAAAATAATAAAATACTAGATGTCAACAAGGTATTTATTAACAAATTTTCTCCTTTAACTCCTCAAATAGTATTAGATCATACTAAGTCTTTTTTAGGAGGTAAGAAAATCGTAAGATTTGATATAACCATTAATAAAAAAATATATCATATAAAAATTTTACCAATCTATGATCAAAAAAAATATTATGGTAATATATTGACTATTAAAACTCGAGATGACGTAGACAATTATGCTCGCGAAATTACAGGTATTGATCAATTAATCGAAGGAATGAGAGCTAGTATTCATGAATTTAAAAATCGATTACATGTGATTTTAGGACTTATTAACTTAGGAAAAATTGACATGGTTAAAAACTATATCAAAGAATTTCAAGAATTAAATGAATACGATTTTAGAAAGTACAATAATATACAAAATTCTTTTTTAAAAGCTATGCTTTTAGGTAAAGAAGCTTTGTGTAAAGAAAAAAAAATTGAATTTATTTTAGAGCCAGATTCAAATTTAGCAATTAATGAAAACAATCAATTTACTAATGATATTGGTACTATTTTAGGTAATTTAATTGAAAACTCAATAGACTCATTTAAAGAAGAAACTAAACACTACAAATATATAAAAATAAAAATTGAAGAAGATGAGAATATAATCAGAATTTCTGTATGTGATAATGGGAAAAAAATTCCTGAAAATATAATTGATAAAATATATGACTATGGATTTTCTACAAAAGGTAAACACCGAGGTGTAGGATTGCATCTTATCCAACAAAAATTAAAACTTTATGATGGTAGTATACAACTAATAATTGAAAATGATAATAAAACTTTTAAAGTTGAGGTGAAATATGAAGAAGGTACTAGTAATTGAAGATGATCCAATGGTAGCTATGATTAACTCTGAATATCTATCCCAATTTGAAGAGATTCAAGTTATTGGAAATGGCACAAATGAAAAAGAAACACTATATTATCTTAAAAAATATCCCATTGATATTATTCTTTTAGATGTGTATTTAGGTGCTGAAAATGGTATTGATATTCTTCAAAAAATACGCAGCCTTGGATATACAACTGATGTTATAATGATAACTTCAGCAAATGGGAGTCAAGATATCAAAAAAGCATTTGCTTTAGGTTGTATCGATTATTTAATAAAACCCTTTGACTTTGATCGTTTTAAAATAAGTATTGAAAAGATTTTTCAAAGAGATCAACTTTTAAAAGAGGAAAAACTTGATCAATGTACATTAGATAGTTTAAATACAAATGAAAATATTCAATGTGATGATTTACCAAAAGGATTAAATGAAAATACTCTTAAAAAAGTAATCAACATTATTAAAAATATTAACGAACCTGAGTTTGGAATAAAAGATGTATGCGAACTTGCAAACTTAAGTAATGTCACTGTTAAAAAATATCTTGATTATCTTGAATCTACAAGACATATCATTGCATTTTCTGTCTACGGAAATGTAGGACGTCCACTTTATATGTATAGAAAAACTGGTAAAATATAAGTTAATGGGGAGCTTTTAGCTCCCCATTTTTATTTTTTTATAACTCCCATATAATGGGCAATATTTGCATTTTTGTCTATTCTGCCTTTTATCTTAGTAGTTGCACAACTCATTATAGCTGTAACTCCTGGTCCGTGTCCAGCCTTTATGCAATCACTATGAACAACTACTCCAATTGTTACTGACCCTTTTAAATAGTCTCTTCCATAGCAGTTATTACAATCTCTTAATAATACGATATCTCCAAATCTTAGATCATTGATTCCATATTTTTCATTTGCTTCTTTATCTCCAGTCATTATATCATAATCACCTGAAAAAGCTGTTGATGATCCTACACCAGACCCCATAAGGTATGGTGGTATCTCTGTAACAACAGGAACTTCTAACATTCCATCATCAGTAACTTTTATATCCATTTTTTCTAATAAATCTGGATCGATATTCATACAAGTTACATCATCAAAGCCATCTATTTTAAGTCCTTGTCCAAATGCTTTTACCATAATTCTATCATCTAGAGCAAGTTTTTCTAATACATCATCGTCAA from Fusobacterium hominis includes the following:
- a CDS encoding M48 family metallopeptidase — translated: MKAKRLIFALAATLLIAACSKAPISGRKQVLLVSEGEMIQQSYAQYRQVMAQSKVLNNKDAQMVKKVGNNIANAVQRYFSTHPGQLNSNIQYQWEFNLIQDNTPNAWCMPGGKVAVYTGILPYTQNEQGLAVVMSHEIAHAIAQHSREQASYSVIQNLGGSIFSSLGLYPDVYNGATNLVMLKYSREHETEADQLGLIFMKLAGYDPNYAITFWNIMRQTSGTGQPEFLSTHPNDATRIENIKKYLQSDKFKNITN
- a CDS encoding EI24 domain-containing protein gives rise to the protein MSVLSIIRAFLDSFRIIREAGLRKFYFLPGLIGIGLFLIFVGIGNMLSGSLAQFLENFFHIQKYHSIVFILIRVLVWVCSILFYYLIYKSLLLMILSPILSYISERVEYHLTGKKYNFTMKDNIAFIGRSIDIGFRSFIKQMIGSCLIMLLGFIFPINLSIPLLIFILQGYFTGFSFMDYTLERYKLSTSASLMFLKKQRVCSAVSGIIFTLLFFIPFFGIFIAPLVTCVAVTKITVELLNDKPMVKDE
- the asrB gene encoding anaerobic sulfite reductase subunit AsrB, giving the protein MENIFMPKPHKIISVKKMTDIEYLFRVECPEAKDIKFGQFMQLSLPKVGECPISVTDFSAEEQWAEFLIRKVGVVTDEILELKAGDIIPMRGPYGKGFDQIDITGKRVVIVTGGSGIAPVRSLIHYIDRNPDKVKSLELLFGFKDEEAILFKDEIIEWRKRNPMILTVDKGCGIDGECVGLVTEYVPHLKLVSEGFDDVEVIIVGPPNMMKYTALSFEEIGVPKERIWLSFERKMSCAVGKCGHCRIDEVYVCLDGPVFNYTQAKYMVD
- the kdsB gene encoding 3-deoxy-manno-octulosonate cytidylyltransferase; the protein is MKFLGVIPSRYASTRLEGKPLKDICGHTMIEWVYKRTKLSNLDDVVVATDDERIFKEVEKFGGKAILTRKDHENGTSRIAEVCQHFDNYDVIVNVQGDEPLIEPEMINSIINSFKEDSTISMSTLKYKIDTMEEIENPNYVKVVTDKKGYALYFSRSVIPYPRNLEIKNYYKHVGIYGYKRDFVIEYAKMESTPLEKSESLEQLRALENGYRIKVMETPYKIIGVDTAEELEKVKKYIIENNVKLD
- a CDS encoding histidine phosphatase family protein → MKIYFIRHGETVWNTLKLFQGASNSPLTEKGKSQARKLGQKLSNTHFDKFYSSPMGRTIETSNLVLNGRDIEIHYLDEFKEISMGEMEGVKREIFEEKFPKQFNNLFFNPEEYSPAAYGGEDYYQLLERVQRGINKIINENSPNATIAVVSHGVTLKAIFKIIKNLSLKEVGEFPVPKNTSLSIVDYTNGKFTVELFSDTSHLGGSE
- a CDS encoding SpoIID/LytB domain-containing protein translates to MKILGKISMGIMVAFLLGACSSLDTGGFDHKKEVEQSKVVNGGYTLDYSFFKRNGLPIPDNYGSRGAAYLTARNDTLRKHGYDFFEVYNEDRALKFYKDLEVEGYGDNSPYWRWKIQLSKDDFFKGIKNNLPKVYKGRPRDVMTLSDGKWKSLNITPSSIGEIRNVEIAARGKSGIATYVLITTNKNKYLVAKELNIRKLLAFNKVSTESDGDIHLYGAKGGNNKYIQNPIRKNLTLLPSGYFALEYSMGKVTIYGGGNGHGVGMSQFAAYDLAVNHGYRYDKILARNYPNSKLHNMYSLKGVGKTINVGITTSGGWLDHNNVILVSNGKMKIKGAGFSIDVPVRQKVVIVNKGNQLWVSVNGKHRVKTVNPLDITAHGYYITLEGLRRMHTMSPQYRGDMVIKPSNTNSTRIRVINRVKIEDYLKQVVPSEMPQSFGLEALKAQAVAARTYALSDYLKDRYRKDGFHVKDTTESQVYNNQRENEDASKAVELTVGKVLLHNGKPIDAKYFSTSSGFTEASNYVW
- the asrC gene encoding sulfite reductase subunit C, which translates into the protein MNHDINIGALKKNCFRQSKVPGEFMLQMRVPGGLIDAKYLKVIEEIAQKWGNGTFHLGLRQTLNAPGIKYENIEAVNAYIQEYIKEIEIEMCNTNMESNSAGYPNIGPRNIMACIGNSHCIKANINTWELARKLEKEIFPSPYHIKLSISGCPNDCGKGHFNDFGIIGVTKPIYLKDRCIGCGRCAKVCKKAATRVLKLVNHRIEKDTCCCVGCGECVEACPASAWVRPEKKLYRVMVGGRTGKQYPRMGKMFLNWVTEDVIVAVIKNWQTFCANVLDNKPFYIHGGHLIDRAGYQKFKEIMLDGVKLNPEAMVAQRILWAETEYRSNINVKPLCDHPSPGGPYTPKSKVD